A window of Magnolia sinica isolate HGM2019 chromosome 13, MsV1, whole genome shotgun sequence genomic DNA:
ATCCCCCAAGCAAACCGAGCACAACCGGTCGACCTTGGCGTCCATACCCTCCACCTCATGGAATGCAACCACCGGAAGATCGTAGAACTGATCATCTCCGGTTACTCGTATGCAAGCCACGTGGGAGCACTCCATTGGCGGTACAGTCCTGAAAACCAGACGCAGTGTATCGAGAAGAGTTTGTTTGAGTCGTAGTAGTGGCAGCCAAACGCAAGAGTAGAAGATGATGGCAGGAACATGAAACTGAGATGGAGGAAACATGAGAGAAATCATCATttctttggagagagagagagagagagagagagagagagagagagagagagagagaggggaatgtgATTTGGTGAAGGgggaaggaagatgaagggtcATTTTATATAGGAGACTAATATCAAAATCTGGGCAACCTTAGATTTTTAAAACatcaatgaaaaagaaaatatttgaCCTCAAACAGTTCCTCATATGCATTGCACTTTTCTGCAACATAAAGAAATACCATTTACTCTTTCTATAGAACTAACTCCCCCACTACTTTTAAAATGATCCCTCATTACTATAATCTTTATCTTTAGAGGACTTCACCCCATGTTAGGTGAGCTTCACATACAACCACCTCTTTTTGGCACATGCAATGTATTGTGAACCAACTTTCAGCTGTgaatgaggtggggcccactagtcacAAAATTCATTCTGATCAAATCCCAAGGCAGGTCACTTGGTATGGAGACAATGGACGTTTAAATCAAACATCCCAACTATTTGATTCTAAGCCACCGCGTCTGTGGCAAGATACATTTGTTGGACATGTGATTTTGCATGAAGATGTATATTTAATGGATTATTTTCAAATCTAAAATTTAAAGCTCAGGATCATTAATGAAGCATGCTTATAATATATAAGACCATGAGAATACTAACCATTTAGAAAGTCAATATGCCGTGGAATCAATGTGGATTGGAATCTTTCATTGTATTTGGCAATTTGAAACTAGAAtcta
This region includes:
- the LOC131223941 gene encoding RING-H2 finger protein ATL18-like, producing the protein MMISLMFPPSQFHVPAIIFYSCVWLPLLRLKQTLLDTLRLVFRTVPPMECSHVACIRVTGDDQFYDLPVVAFHEVEGMDAKVDRLCSVCLGDFQGEEEVSRLPGCGHVFHAGCIRSWLERDRFTCPLCRALIFEHHACCGRSGLLTIH